Proteins found in one Raphanus sativus cultivar WK10039 unplaced genomic scaffold, ASM80110v3 Scaffold2716, whole genome shotgun sequence genomic segment:
- the LOC108845078 gene encoding LOW QUALITY PROTEIN: uncharacterized protein LOC108845078 (The sequence of the model RefSeq protein was modified relative to this genomic sequence to represent the inferred CDS: inserted 7 bases in 6 codons; deleted 11 bases in 8 codons) → MELVSGKVVLGCPNAGNPFHECTAICLFEILNSGNVHKKERNSLGFGKRTPKQRHSRQRSPARGSRSPLASLFAKRXESDTSPSTDHTNGNFFSRLSPLHGRQSQLKNERTNNMDSLPMSPSLAGYSGGDHFARRADQRGGEDNDVLSRPFGTQPKTPEHPLRTPRHKPHTPKHASNTRSWAQQKDPISLETRLRTPERVSNTSHTRPMTPIHDSTATARSPQTPENRTRTAQDKGXSPEFMSRXPGPRSKTPEPQPTYFEPFSRTPKQRCKTPEPALEFPKLTHIPQILDSTALQTPRVAETRPRTXGTRPRIHESREKTAVQKGRSPEHXEKISQTYLEMGQISSQEISRMKGIIVKKNEKREVQSVQYESIVSVGDYQVRGSVSATLSKSRRERRHCIPRSKLHSLNTRSYILTNACLRGFELQTTPLEHLRSXHVVEMLAIVRDVESVEYQGRLAQVVLEEIVEAVKHYDQHKMRIMEKEVCQGGCVACRQEMEKQGEELGEGEQELKEWRDRPTEMAYIHK, encoded by the exons ATGGAACTGGTATCTGGAAAAGTGGTTCTAGGTTGCCCCAATGCAGGCAATCCATTCCATGAGTGTACTGCAATCTGTCTT TTCGAGATATTAAACTCCGGAAATGTCCACAAGAAGGAAAGAAACTCTTTG GGTTTTGGTAAGAGAACTCCAAAGCAGAGACACTCC CGTCAGCGCAGTCCCGCTCGTGGAAGCAGATCGCCTCTTGCCAGCTTATTTGCCAAGA TTGAATCAGACACTTCACCTTCCACTGATCACACCAATGGTAACTTCTTCAGCCGCTTGTCCCCACTCCACGGACGCCAGTCCCAGCTCAAGAAC GAGCGTACAAACAATATGGACTCGCTCCCTATGTCTCCTTCCCTGGCAGGATACTCCGGGGGAGATCATTTTGCAAGGAGG GCTGATCAGCGTGGAGGTGAGGATAATGAT GTACTCTCCAGGCCCTTTGGAACTCAGCCTAAGACGCCTGAACACCCTCTCAGGACACCTCGGCACAAGCCCCACACACCCAAACACGCCTCTAACACTAGGTCGTGGGCTCAACAAAAGGACCCTATCTCACTTGAAACTAGGCTGAGGACTCCTGAACGCGTATCAAACACCTCTCATACTAGGCCGATGACACCCATACATGACTCCACCGCAACCGCAAGGAGCCCCCAAACGCCAGAAAATAGGACGAGGACTGCACAAGATAAAG GATCACCTGAATTCATGTCCA TCCCAGGGCCAAGGTCCAAGACTCCAGAGCCTCAG CCTACCTACTTTGAACCATTTTCAAGGACTCCGAAACAGCGGTGCAAGACGCCTGAACCAGCCCTAGAATTTCCCAAACTCACCCATATCCCACAGATCCTTGACAGTACTGCTCTTCAAACTCCTCGGGTAGCTGAAACTAGGCCTAGGA TGGGAACAAGGCCGAGAATACATGAAAGTAGGGAAAAGACTGCAGTCCAAAAAGGAAGGTCACCTGAGC AAGAAAAGATCTCCCAAACGTATTTGGAGATGGGTCAAATATCATCACAGG AGATCTCCCGCATGAAAGGAATAATAgttaaaaagaatgaaaaaagaGAAGTGCAGTCCGTTCAATATGAGTCTATCGTTTCCGTGGGAGATTAC CAAGTCAGAGGGAGCGTTTCGGCCACTTTGAGCAAATCTAGACGAGAACGGCGACATTGCATTCCGCGTTCCAAACTACATTCGCTTAACACAAGATCCTACATACTGACGAATGCTTGCCTCCGTGGTTTCGAACTCCAGACGACGCCCTTAGAGCATCTCAGGAG CCACGTGGTGGAAATGCTAGCGATTGTTAGAGACGTTGAGTCCGTTGAATATCAAGGCAGGTTGGCTCAAGTTGTTTTAGAGGAAATCGTTGAGGCGGTAAAGCACTACGAC CAGCACAAGATGAGGATAATGGAGAAAGAGGTGTGCCAAGGGGGATGTGTTGCTTGCAGACAAGAAATGGAGAAACAGGGGGAAGAGCTG GGAGAAGGAGAACAAGAGTTGAAAGAGTGGAGAGATAGACCAACCGAGATGGCTTATATACACAAGTAA